CGAAGAGCAAGAGACGGCGGCGATTCATCGGCGTGCCCGGCTCATTCCTGTCGCTCCGTCCCCGGCTTCATGGACGGTGCCGTTCTCGGGACGCGCTCACTGTTGTGTCCCCGCCGGGCGAATACGAGGCTGCCGGTCCAGCCGATCACTGCTGCGTATCATTCGTCGTGGTATGCTTGACTGTAACTCGGATCGAATAATCAAGCACGTGCTTGCAATGCACGGCGAACCGAGCTATTGTGAAAATGCTCCAGTACTCCTCGGGAGGTTGCAGATGAGACGTACTGAATCGTCGCCGTTTGGATGGTCTTGGAGGGAATCGCGCCGATCCACCCGATTATTTTGTTGGACGGATGATTTTTCACACACCGAGACAAGAACGACCCATGAGCGACGATGACGACCTCGCGGCGGAGGTACGACAGCTCCGATCGGAGGTCGAAGCCCTCCAGGATCGCGTTGCTACGTTGGAGGAGGCGACCGAAACCGGGCCGGCGGCTGAGACCCCTCGTTCTGATAACGAGAGGTCGCGTGTCGACTCCGACACCGCTCCGTCGTCGGAGGAGGCGGTCGCTCCGAGTGCGGATCGTGAGAGCGTTCGAACTCGGGATTGGGAACGCGATCTCGGAGTGAAGTGGTTGGGGCTGATTGGCGGCCTAGCGCTGGTCGTCGGCGTCGTCTTCTTCGTCCGTTTGACTATCGAAGCCGGACTGCTCGGCCCCCGCGGGCGCGTGATGGTCGGCACCGTCGGCGGGTTAGCGCTTGCCGGCGGCGGCCGATTCGCTGCAGAGAGACAGGGCTACGTCCGATGGGGGCGCATTGCGGCTGGTATCGGCCTCGCAATCGCGTACTTCAGCCTCTACGCGGCGTACGGCTTCGAGGCGTACCGGACCGCTATCGGGACGCCGTTATGGATCGTCCTGTTGGCGTTGACTGTACTCGTCGCCGGTACTGCCATCCTGTCGGTCCGGGACCGTGCCCCGGTCGTCGCCGGCGAAGCGTTCCTGCTGGGCTACGTAACCGCCTATCTCGGCCTCGACACTGGAACGTTTGTCGTGACGCCCGCCTACGCATTACTCCTTGCAGCCGGACTCGTTGTCATTGCCAGAGTTCGGCCGTGGAGCCGGCTCGTCGCTACCAGCGTGCTACCCACTTACGGCGTCATCTGGGCGTGGATCGTCGATCTCGATCCAACAGCTCCCCTCGTCGCTGGCGTCGTCGTCGCTGCCTTCGGGATTTACCTCGTTGGCGGGTACGAACTCCGAGCGAGCGAGTTGGATGACCGGTGGCATCGACTTCAGGTCCGATCGTGTACCGTACTCAATGCTGGGACTGCCGCACTCTTGTTCGAGCTGACGGCTCGAGAATGGTTCCCGGATATCTCTATCGAGGGGGTCGCAGTCGGTACCGTCGGGCTTGCCCTCATCGGCGTCTACGCGTTCACCGCCCGGCGACCAGTTCAACGAGACGAGACGGCTGGAACGCTCGCAGCTGTCCTGGTAGCGAGTAGCGTCGTCATAGCAGCCGGAACGTTTACGGCAACAGTTGGTCTTCTTGCGGTGGTCTGCAGCGCGGTTGCTATCGCTTCGCTCGTCGATGCCGAAGCGTTCCGAACCGGTGCCCACATCGTCGCCGTCGGGACCGTCCTCAAGATCCTTATCGTGGATGCCAGGGTACTTCCCGCGGTCGACCCCGCAGATCCGCTGACGGTCGCAACTGGCAGAGCAACCGCGTTCGCGTTGGGAATCGTCGTTTTCTACGGACTCGCGTGGTGGTTCCGGAAGGAACGTATCACGCCGTCGGGCACCGAAAAGGAACTCACGCTGGCTACTCCGTACGCGTGGGCCGGCACAGGGCTCACGATCGTCGTTCTGGGATTGGAGCTCTCTGATGCCGGTGTATCGGTTGCTTGGGCGGTCTTCGGGCTCGTCCTCGTTGGAGTCGGCCTCGTCACTGACGGTCGTGACCTTCGACTTCAGGGTGTCGCTGCCTTCGGTCTCGTGACCGCGAAGGTATTTCTGTACGACACCCGGGATTTAGATATGCTTGCTCGAACGCTCTCGTTCCTCGTCCTCGGGGGGATTCTTTTGGTCGCCTCGTACGCGTATGCTCGCTGGCAAGGCGAGGATCCGCTACATCGCCTCACCAGGGATTAAAATCCGATCAGAACAGCTGTACGTCCAGGAATCGGCCTATAGTGGGTTTCAGAAAGACGTCTCGGTAGAGTAGCGTGCTTAGGTATGCTCGTACGGCGGGATTTCGGCTTCGATGACGTCACCGAGCAACTTGAGTTCGCGGCCGAGAAGGATGACGAAGTCGTCGAACGTGACGATTCCGGCGAGGTTCCCATCCGCATCGGTAGCTGGTATTCGTCGCACGTTCGATTCTTCCATGGTCCGGAGCACGTCGAAGATCCCGCTGTCCGTCTCGACCGTCACGAGGTCCTCGCTCATCACGTCTGCAGCGGTCACCGACGTCGGATCCTCCCCTCGAACGACCACGTTGATCGTGATATCGCGATCCGTCACGATCCCCTGTGGGCGGTCGCCGTCGACGATCACGACACTGCCGACGTTCTCCTCATCCATCAGCTGTGCGACGTCGGCAAGAGGGGAATCTGAGGACGCACTCACTACCTGTTCACGGACGATTGACTTGACTTCAGGCATACACGGTCACCATTTCGTCGCCGCACTTGGTGATCTTCGGCGACAAGAACGACTTCGCGCAACAAAGGGATAAAACCCTCTCGCCGTTAGGTTACAGAAATTCAAGGAGAAAGCCCACGACTACAGTCGCGGGAGTAGTCACCACGGAAGCAACGCCCGCAGCCCGCTCCCCATGGCACCGCCAACGAGACCGTCGATGGCGGTAAGCGACGAGAACGCGAGCACGATTAGTACGACACTGGGCAATCCGAGACCCGATAATAGTGGGCTGACGGGTCCGAGCGAGCTTAGCACCAGCAACGGTGGTTCGTTGTACAAGCCGAGTGTCACACCCATCAACGCCGTGATCGTTCCTGCGATGCCGCCCACAACCGCGCTCGCGATCACCGCGTGAACGATACCGGACGCGATCCGGCCGACGGCGTACGCTGCGACGAATCCGGCGACGGTTCCGCCGCCGATCCGACCGAGCAGCGGCACCATCAACGCGTTGAGGTTGACGAGAGCCCCGACGACGACGGCCGCGAGGATGATCCACTTGTCGATCGCTTCGAGCGAGAACTCTGCCTCCGTAAAATCATACGACTCGTATTCGTGCATGTCTGTAGTCTCCGTCTGAAAGAAATCCCGCGTCGATCGTGCGGATCTGTATCACGATCCCAGATCGCCGGTCTCGCCGACCGTTTCGTCGGTGGTTTCTTCGGTCTCGTTGAGTGTGTCGTCGACCGATTCTTCGGCATCATCGACCGCTTCGGCAGCCGTCTCCTCCGTATCAGTGTTCGTTTCGTCTACCGACTCTTCGGCGTCATCGTCCGTTTCTTCGGTGTCGTTGACTACCTCTTCGGTGATTCTTCCGGTATCATCGACCGTTTCTTCGACCGTCTCTTCAGCGTCGTCGACAGACTCCTCGGCGTCGTCGGCCGTTTCGCTGACTGCCTCTTCGGTATCATCGACCGCTTCATCGGCAGTTTCTTCGGTTTCGTCAAGGGTATCGTCGATCGCTTCCTCGCTGTCATCGACCGACTCTTCGGTGTCGTTAACTACTCCTTCGGCGGTTCTCTCGGTATTATCGACCGTTTCTTCGACCGTATCTTCAGTGTCGTCGACGGTGTCACCGGCCGACTCTTCTGTCTCATCGACTACGTCGTCGGCTGACTCTTCGATGTCATCGATCCCTTCATCGGCGGTTTCTTCGGTCTCATTGATCGTTTCGTCGACGGTTTCTTCGGTTTCGCTGACGGTGTCGTCGACCGTTTCGTTAGCGATCTCTTCGGTCTCGTTGAGGGTATCGCCAACCGTCTCTTCGGTGTCATCGACCGTTTCTTCGGTCGCCTTTTCAGTGTCGTCGACGGTGTCACCGGTCGACACTTCTGTCTCATCGACTACGTCGTCGGTGGCTCCTTCGGTTTCGTTACGGGCGTCGTCGACTAACTCTTCGGCGTCATCGCCCGTTTCTTCGACCGATTCTTCGGTTTCGTCGACCGTTCCATCGGTAGTCTCATTAATACTATCCGATACGCCGCTCGAGTTCTCGTCACCGTCGTCACCCTCGTCGATATCGTAGCCGCCGGCGCTGGGGATCTCGCTATCCGGACCGACTTCGACGTGATATCCGTTCGCCGAGAGCCCGTACGTCGTGATAGCGTCGGCGTTGACGACGACGTTCGTCTGATCGCTGTCGAAGCACTCGCCGCGGTCCGCGAGCTGGTTGAGTCCTTCGTTCTGGCGGT
This DNA window, taken from Natronococcus sp. CG52, encodes the following:
- a CDS encoding DUF2339 domain-containing protein — its product is MSDDDDLAAEVRQLRSEVEALQDRVATLEEATETGPAAETPRSDNERSRVDSDTAPSSEEAVAPSADRESVRTRDWERDLGVKWLGLIGGLALVVGVVFFVRLTIEAGLLGPRGRVMVGTVGGLALAGGGRFAAERQGYVRWGRIAAGIGLAIAYFSLYAAYGFEAYRTAIGTPLWIVLLALTVLVAGTAILSVRDRAPVVAGEAFLLGYVTAYLGLDTGTFVVTPAYALLLAAGLVVIARVRPWSRLVATSVLPTYGVIWAWIVDLDPTAPLVAGVVVAAFGIYLVGGYELRASELDDRWHRLQVRSCTVLNAGTAALLFELTAREWFPDISIEGVAVGTVGLALIGVYAFTARRPVQRDETAGTLAAVLVASSVVIAAGTFTATVGLLAVVCSAVAIASLVDAEAFRTGAHIVAVGTVLKILIVDARVLPAVDPADPLTVATGRATAFALGIVVFYGLAWWFRKERITPSGTEKELTLATPYAWAGTGLTIVVLGLELSDAGVSVAWAVFGLVLVGVGLVTDGRDLRLQGVAAFGLVTAKVFLYDTRDLDMLARTLSFLVLGGILLVASYAYARWQGEDPLHRLTRD
- a CDS encoding CBS domain-containing protein; this encodes MPEVKSIVREQVVSASSDSPLADVAQLMDEENVGSVVIVDGDRPQGIVTDRDITINVVVRGEDPTSVTAADVMSEDLVTVETDSGIFDVLRTMEESNVRRIPATDADGNLAGIVTFDDFVILLGRELKLLGDVIEAEIPPYEHT